The proteins below are encoded in one region of Bos indicus x Bos taurus breed Angus x Brahman F1 hybrid chromosome 2, Bos_hybrid_MaternalHap_v2.0, whole genome shotgun sequence:
- the LOC113880822 gene encoding ubiquitin-like protein 5, producing MIEVVCNDRLGKKVRVKCNTDDTIGDLKKLIAAQTGTRWNKIVLKKWYTIFKDHISLGDYEIHDGMNLELYYQ from the coding sequence ATGATCGAGGTTGTTTGCAACGACCGTCTGGGGAAGAAGGTGCGCGTTAAGTGCAATACGGATGACACCATCGGGGACCTTAAGAAGCTGATCGCAGCCCAAACTGGCACCCGTTGGAACAAGATCGTATTGAAGAAGTGGTACACGATTTTTAAGGACCATATATCTCTGGGGGACTATGAAATCCACGATGGGATGAACCTGGAGCTTTATTACCAATAG